In one Rugosibacter aromaticivorans genomic region, the following are encoded:
- a CDS encoding CmpA/NrtA family ABC transporter substrate-binding protein: protein MTGAALMGMVPPGIRSAAWAAGSDAPEKKEVRIGFIPLTDCSSVVMAAVNKFDEKYGIKIIASKEASWAAVRDKLVNGELDAAHVLYGLVYGVHLGIGGPKKDMAVLMSLNNNGQAVTLSNQLKDKGAINGPSLAKLIAKKEREYTFAQTFPTGTHAMWLYYWLAAQGIDPFKDVKNIVVPPPQMVANMRVGNMDGFCVGEPWNNRAIIDKIGFTAATTQDIWTDHPEKVLGTTADWVAKNPNTARAMTAAVLDAGRWIDASLANRRFTAETVAQKAYINTDMDVILERMLGRYSNGLGKTWDDKNHMKFFNDGAVNFPYLSDGMWFLTQHRRWGLLKSDPDYLAVAKQINRIDVYKQAAAAAKVALPKSDMRSSKLIDGVLWDGKDPKKYAASFKIHA from the coding sequence ATGACAGGCGCTGCGCTGATGGGTATGGTGCCACCTGGCATCCGCTCTGCTGCCTGGGCAGCCGGTTCGGATGCGCCGGAGAAAAAAGAGGTGCGCATCGGCTTCATTCCGCTCACGGATTGTTCGTCGGTTGTCATGGCGGCGGTGAATAAGTTCGATGAGAAATATGGCATCAAGATTATTGCCAGCAAAGAAGCCTCGTGGGCTGCGGTGCGCGACAAACTGGTGAATGGTGAGCTGGATGCGGCGCACGTGCTGTATGGCCTGGTGTATGGCGTGCATCTGGGCATTGGCGGGCCGAAGAAGGACATGGCGGTGCTGATGAGTTTGAACAACAACGGCCAGGCCGTCACCTTGTCGAACCAGTTGAAAGACAAAGGGGCGATCAATGGCCCGTCACTGGCCAAATTGATCGCCAAGAAGGAACGTGAATACACCTTTGCGCAGACTTTCCCCACGGGCACGCATGCCATGTGGCTTTATTACTGGCTGGCGGCGCAGGGCATTGATCCGTTCAAGGATGTGAAGAACATCGTGGTGCCGCCACCGCAAATGGTGGCCAATATGCGCGTTGGCAACATGGACGGCTTTTGCGTTGGCGAGCCGTGGAACAACCGTGCCATTATCGACAAAATCGGCTTTACCGCGGCCACTACGCAAGACATCTGGACTGATCACCCTGAGAAGGTGCTCGGTACCACAGCCGATTGGGTTGCTAAAAATCCGAACACAGCGCGCGCCATGACGGCGGCGGTGCTCGATGCGGGCCGCTGGATTGATGCGTCGTTAGCGAATCGCCGCTTCACGGCCGAAACCGTGGCGCAAAAGGCCTACATCAACACCGATATGGATGTGATTCTCGAACGCATGCTGGGCCGTTATTCCAATGGACTGGGTAAAACGTGGGATGACAAAAATCACATGAAGTTCTTTAACGACGGCGCGGTGAACTTCCCCTACCTCTCAGATGGCATGTGGTTCCTGACCCAGCACAGACGTTGGGGTTTGCTGAAGAGCGATCCGGACTATCTCGCGGTGGCCAAACAGATCAATCGCATTGACGTATACAAGCAAGCGGCAGCGGCTGCCAAGGTTGCGTTGCCGAAGAGCGATATGCGGTCGAGCAAATTGATCGACGGTGTGCTGTGGGATGGGAAAGACCCGAAGAAATATGCCGCGTCTTTCAAAATTCACGCCTGA
- the ntrB gene encoding nitrate ABC transporter permease, which produces MSAVIVFKNVGSMMAAEGDAAAEIVVEAAASSTQAAVSPAPSRDGLKTFTEIAPSSAGVKVSVRASAQEVSPALGPGSGERLVHGAREFAKTVIPPLLGIGLLIGLWALIAVKNSSIPGPMQTWNAATKLFADPFYRNGPNDQGIGWNVLSSLQRVGVGFGFAALVGIPMGFLLGRFSFVNRMFDPVISLLRPVSPLAWLPIGLLVFKRADPAATWTIFICSIWPMILNTAQGVQRVPQDYLNVARVLGLSEDKVITRILFPAVLPYLLTGIRLSIGTAWLVIVAAEMLTGGVGIGFWVWDEWNSLKVEHIIIAIFVIGIVGFTLEQMLLLLAKRFTYESR; this is translated from the coding sequence ATGAGCGCAGTCATTGTTTTTAAAAACGTGGGGTCGATGATGGCGGCAGAAGGGGATGCGGCGGCGGAAATAGTGGTTGAAGCGGCGGCCTCGTCCACACAGGCCGCCGTGTCACCAGCGCCGTCCAGAGACGGACTCAAGACTTTTACAGAAATCGCGCCATCCAGTGCTGGAGTCAAGGTCTCGGTGCGGGCCAGCGCGCAAGAAGTTTCTCCTGCCTTGGGGCCGGGAAGCGGAGAACGGTTAGTTCACGGTGCGCGTGAGTTTGCGAAAACGGTAATTCCGCCGCTGCTGGGTATTGGTTTGCTGATCGGCCTCTGGGCACTGATAGCCGTCAAGAACAGTTCAATTCCTGGCCCGATGCAAACGTGGAATGCGGCGACGAAGTTGTTTGCTGACCCGTTCTATCGCAATGGCCCGAATGATCAGGGCATCGGCTGGAATGTGCTTTCCTCGCTACAGCGCGTGGGTGTCGGCTTTGGTTTTGCCGCGCTGGTAGGGATTCCGATGGGCTTTTTGCTGGGACGCTTCAGCTTCGTGAATCGCATGTTCGATCCGGTCATCAGTCTGCTGCGCCCGGTGTCGCCCTTGGCCTGGCTGCCGATTGGTTTGCTGGTATTCAAGCGCGCTGATCCTGCCGCAACGTGGACCATTTTCATCTGTTCTATCTGGCCGATGATTCTCAACACCGCACAGGGCGTGCAGCGCGTGCCGCAGGATTATCTGAACGTGGCGCGGGTGCTGGGTTTGTCCGAAGACAAGGTGATCACCAGGATTCTCTTCCCCGCTGTGCTGCCCTACCTGTTGACCGGCATTCGCTTATCCATCGGCACCGCCTGGTTGGTGATCGTCGCGGCGGAAATGCTGACCGGAGGCGTGGGCATCGGTTTCTGGGTGTGGGATGAATGGAACAGCCTCAAGGTTGAACACATCATCATCGCCATCTTTGTCATCGGCATTGTGGGATTTACGCTGGAGCAGATGCTGCTGTTGCTGGCCAAGCGATTTACTTACGAATCACGTTGA
- a CDS encoding ABC transporter ATP-binding protein produces the protein MMNTAMKPIVKIESVGQEFPARAGRFVALRDINLAISPGEVVSLIGHSGCGKSTLLNLIAGLTLPTHGVLLCDNREIAGPGPERAVVFQNHSLLPWMTCSENVMLAVERVFGRKERKAKLVERVVAALEMVHMAHALDKYPHEISGGMKQRVGIARAFAMEPRILLMDEPFGALDALTRASLQDELNGVLAKTGATVVMVTHDVDEAVLLSDRIVMMTNGPAATIGEIVTVDLPRPRDRVALANDTRFAAYRAAVFEFLYRKQLKKVA, from the coding sequence ATGATGAATACCGCCATGAAGCCCATCGTCAAAATCGAAAGTGTCGGCCAGGAATTTCCTGCGCGAGCCGGCCGCTTTGTTGCCCTGCGTGACATCAATCTGGCGATCAGTCCGGGTGAAGTCGTGTCGCTGATCGGGCATTCGGGCTGTGGTAAATCGACGCTGCTTAACCTCATTGCTGGCTTGACGTTGCCAACACATGGCGTGCTGCTGTGCGATAACCGCGAAATCGCCGGGCCGGGGCCGGAGCGTGCCGTGGTGTTCCAGAATCATTCCTTGTTGCCCTGGATGACGTGCTCTGAAAATGTGATGCTGGCTGTTGAACGTGTTTTCGGGCGTAAGGAGCGCAAAGCGAAACTCGTCGAACGAGTCGTTGCCGCGCTCGAAATGGTGCATATGGCACACGCGCTGGATAAATATCCGCATGAAATTTCCGGCGGCATGAAGCAGCGTGTCGGCATTGCCCGCGCGTTTGCCATGGAGCCGCGCATCCTGTTGATGGATGAGCCCTTTGGCGCACTCGATGCGCTCACCCGCGCCAGTTTGCAGGATGAGCTCAATGGCGTGCTGGCCAAGACCGGCGCCACGGTGGTGATGGTGACGCACGATGTGGATGAAGCGGTGCTGTTGTCGGACCGCATCGTGATGATGACCAATGGGCCGGCGGCGACGATAGGTGAGATTGTCACGGTTGATCTGCCACGCCCGCGTGACAGAGTAGCGCTGGCAAATGACACCCGATTCGCCGCTTACCGCGCGGCGGTGTTCGAGTTCCTCTATCGCAAGCAACTGAAAAAAGTGGCCTAG
- a CDS encoding bifunctional protein-serine/threonine kinase/phosphatase, protein MRQLQIDVAHSTLVGLRSRNEDYVGAATPEGDELDAKGMLLAVADGVGGHAQGREAAEYAVRNLLNDYFATPDTWSVAKSFDTVLTAANRWLLATARKNREYAGMATTLTALVLRGSRYYVGHVGDSRAYLWRDGVLTQLTEDHTWPHPELSNVLRRALGLDEHLVIDHAAGELTAGDRFVLLTDGVWGTLRDAGINELLVRHATAEAAANALALEAVRRGANDNCTALVAHVIKVPQSNLRDRLDGAQKLPLPPQLKVGDQIDGLRVLDVLHESRMTLLYKVAQGSETRVLKTLRPEAGDAESIAALVYEEWLARRAVAPCFPQVVSHPARSCLYYLMTWHEGESLKARLSRGHRFDVDEVAAIGLRLLKAVGLLHRLGIVHRDIKPDNIQLGVQGQITVLDLGVAASDGDRLSEINNPGTPSYMAPELFTDGTANEGSDLYSCGVTLYELLTRKYPYGEIEPFQTPRFAQPTPPTRYRRDIPEWLETILLKACAREPADRFETAEEFVLALERGAYRPLTSARRIPLAARNPSLTLKIILGISLMLNLVLAFWLSRQ, encoded by the coding sequence ATGAGACAATTGCAGATCGATGTCGCCCACTCGACGCTCGTCGGGCTGCGTAGTCGCAATGAAGACTATGTAGGCGCGGCAACGCCTGAGGGCGATGAGCTCGATGCCAAAGGCATGCTACTGGCAGTGGCCGATGGCGTCGGCGGTCACGCCCAGGGGCGCGAGGCAGCTGAGTATGCCGTGCGTAATTTGCTCAACGATTATTTTGCCACGCCGGATACCTGGAGCGTGGCAAAGTCATTCGATACGGTGCTGACCGCTGCCAATCGCTGGCTACTCGCTACGGCGCGCAAAAATCGTGAATACGCAGGCATGGCGACTACCTTGACGGCCCTGGTGTTGCGCGGCAGCCGCTATTACGTGGGCCATGTGGGTGATTCGCGCGCTTATCTGTGGCGTGATGGCGTACTGACACAACTTACCGAAGACCATACCTGGCCGCATCCCGAACTGAGCAATGTGTTGCGCCGCGCACTGGGGCTGGATGAGCATTTGGTGATCGATCACGCGGCTGGCGAATTAACAGCGGGCGACCGATTTGTCCTGCTGACGGATGGTGTCTGGGGCACGTTAAGGGACGCGGGTATCAACGAATTGCTGGTGCGCCATGCCACAGCCGAAGCGGCGGCAAACGCCCTGGCGCTGGAAGCGGTACGGCGCGGCGCAAACGATAACTGCACGGCGTTGGTCGCCCATGTGATCAAGGTACCGCAATCGAATTTGCGCGATCGGCTCGACGGCGCGCAAAAACTGCCTTTGCCGCCGCAGTTAAAAGTCGGCGATCAAATTGATGGCCTGCGTGTGCTCGATGTGCTGCATGAGTCGCGCATGACGCTGCTCTACAAAGTCGCGCAGGGCAGCGAAACACGGGTACTCAAAACGCTGCGGCCCGAGGCGGGTGATGCGGAATCAATCGCTGCGCTGGTGTATGAAGAATGGCTGGCGCGGCGTGCTGTTGCGCCTTGTTTCCCACAGGTTGTCAGCCATCCGGCGCGTTCCTGTCTGTACTACTTGATGACCTGGCATGAGGGTGAATCGCTCAAGGCGCGCTTGTCGCGCGGGCATCGTTTCGATGTGGACGAGGTGGCCGCCATTGGCTTGCGCTTGCTCAAGGCCGTTGGTTTGCTGCATCGGCTGGGGATCGTTCATCGCGACATCAAGCCCGACAATATTCAGCTTGGCGTGCAGGGGCAGATCACGGTGCTCGATCTGGGGGTGGCCGCCAGCGACGGTGATCGCTTGAGTGAAATCAACAACCCCGGAACGCCCTCGTACATGGCGCCTGAGCTATTCACGGACGGCACGGCGAATGAAGGGAGCGATCTTTATTCCTGTGGTGTCACACTGTATGAACTGCTGACACGCAAGTATCCCTACGGCGAGATCGAGCCCTTTCAGACTCCGCGTTTTGCGCAACCCACACCGCCGACTCGCTATCGCCGAGATATTCCCGAGTGGCTGGAAACCATTTTGCTCAAGGCGTGCGCGCGGGAACCGGCGGATCGTTTTGAAACCGCCGAGGAATTTGTTTTGGCGCTTGAACGCGGGGCTTACCGGCCGCTGACTTCAGCACGGCGCATTCCCCTGGCGGCACGGAATC
- a CDS encoding alginate export family protein, with protein sequence MSRRSSLISTQLAHAVSLSLSLSLLALPAFAGDSFADAITGGKPSLDARYRYESVSQENALKAANASTLRLRFGYETGEFKGFGVMLEGEHLSVLGTDNYNSTTNRKTAYSIIADPEFTEVNQAYLSYSGLPNTKLKYGRQRIVLDNQRFIGNVGWRQNEQTFDGLTVVNQSLPATTITAGYIYNANRVFSDQSKPPVATFANVGNAHMKSPILNVSYKGWRVGEIVGYGYLLDYADFATSSTQTWGLRLKGDTAIAEGMKLLYTAEYASQSDYKKNPANYSVDYAFLEAGLAKGVNIVKLGYELLEGNGTKSFQTPLATLHAFNGWADIFLTTPVNGLKDAYLGAGSALYGIKLDAIYHDYRADKGNARYGTEWNLQVTKPIAKNYLIGIKYASYNAKTFSVDTDKVWLWGEAKF encoded by the coding sequence ATGTCACGTCGCTCATCACTGATTTCAACCCAACTGGCGCACGCCGTTTCGCTCTCACTGTCGCTATCCCTGCTGGCGTTGCCTGCCTTTGCGGGAGACAGTTTTGCTGACGCCATCACAGGCGGCAAGCCCTCGCTAGACGCCCGCTACCGCTATGAAAGCGTGAGCCAGGAGAATGCGCTCAAAGCCGCCAATGCCTCGACTTTGCGCCTGCGGTTTGGTTACGAGACCGGCGAATTCAAAGGGTTTGGCGTGATGCTGGAAGGCGAACATTTGAGCGTGCTGGGTACGGACAATTACAACAGCACGACCAATCGCAAGACCGCTTATTCCATTATTGCTGATCCGGAATTCACCGAGGTCAATCAGGCTTACCTGAGTTACTCCGGGTTGCCCAATACCAAACTGAAATATGGTCGGCAGCGCATTGTGCTGGATAACCAGCGCTTCATCGGCAACGTCGGCTGGCGGCAAAATGAACAAACTTTCGACGGGTTGACCGTGGTCAATCAATCCTTGCCCGCAACGACAATCACCGCAGGCTACATCTATAACGCTAATCGAGTGTTCAGCGACCAAAGCAAACCCCCCGTTGCCACATTTGCCAACGTGGGCAATGCCCACATGAAGTCGCCGATTCTCAACGTTAGCTACAAAGGCTGGCGTGTCGGCGAAATTGTTGGCTATGGTTATCTGCTCGACTATGCCGATTTCGCCACGAGCTCGACACAGACCTGGGGCCTGCGTTTGAAGGGTGACACCGCTATCGCTGAAGGCATGAAGCTGCTCTATACCGCCGAGTACGCATCACAGTCGGACTACAAAAAAAATCCGGCGAATTACAGTGTCGACTATGCCTTCCTTGAGGCGGGGCTGGCCAAAGGCGTGAATATTGTGAAACTGGGTTATGAACTCCTTGAAGGCAATGGCACGAAGAGCTTCCAGACCCCGCTGGCTACTTTGCATGCCTTCAACGGCTGGGCAGATATCTTCTTGACGACGCCGGTGAATGGGCTAAAAGATGCTTACCTCGGTGCGGGATCGGCGCTTTATGGCATCAAGCTCGATGCGATCTATCACGACTATCGCGCCGACAAAGGCAATGCGCGTTACGGCACGGAATGGAATCTTCAGGTCACCAAACCCATCGCCAAGAACTATCTGATTGGCATTAAGTACGCTAGCTACAACGCGAAAACTTTCTCGGTCGATACCGATAAGGTGTGGCTCTGGGGCGAAGCGAAGTTTTGA
- a CDS encoding nitrate/nitrite transporter, which yields MDKKSFLQSGHAPTLLAAFLYFDLAFMVWVILGPLGVQIAQDLQLTHAQRGLMVATPVLAGAILRLFMGLLVDHLKPKLTGAIGQVVVMAALFYAWQAGIHSYEQTLVFGLFLGVAGASFAVALPLASRWYPAEHQGKALGIAGAGNSGTALAALLAPSLATAYGWSNVFGIVLVPLAIVFVVYLVLAKDAPECPPPKRLVEYLAVLKDKDAWWFMFFYAVTFGGFVGLASSLTIYFNTQYGLDAKTAGFFTAACVFAGSLVRPIGGGVADRIGGIRSLTVMYALAAIFLGIVSIGLSQAWMALSVFVLAMLALGMGNGAVFQLVPQRFRKEIGVMTGLVGMAGGVGGFWLASSLGYSRQITGSYQAGFLIFAVLAITALAGLTSVKTRWRTTWGAATMTAARI from the coding sequence ATGGACAAGAAATCTTTTCTGCAATCCGGGCATGCCCCGACCCTGCTTGCCGCCTTCCTTTATTTTGATCTGGCCTTCATGGTCTGGGTCATCCTCGGCCCGTTGGGTGTGCAGATCGCGCAGGATTTACAGCTCACTCACGCCCAGCGCGGTTTGATGGTGGCAACGCCTGTGCTGGCAGGTGCGATATTGCGGTTGTTCATGGGCCTGCTGGTTGATCATTTAAAGCCGAAGCTGACTGGGGCGATTGGGCAGGTGGTCGTTATGGCCGCACTGTTTTACGCCTGGCAAGCGGGCATTCACAGCTATGAGCAAACGCTGGTGTTTGGCCTGTTCCTCGGTGTGGCGGGTGCTTCGTTTGCTGTGGCCCTGCCGCTGGCTTCGCGCTGGTATCCGGCGGAGCATCAAGGCAAGGCCTTGGGTATTGCGGGTGCGGGCAATTCTGGCACAGCGCTGGCTGCGTTGCTTGCACCGAGCCTGGCCACCGCCTATGGCTGGAGCAATGTGTTTGGCATTGTGCTAGTGCCTTTGGCTATCGTATTCGTGGTGTATCTAGTGCTCGCCAAGGATGCGCCGGAGTGCCCACCGCCCAAGCGCCTGGTTGAATACTTGGCAGTGCTCAAGGATAAAGATGCCTGGTGGTTCATGTTTTTCTATGCGGTGACGTTTGGTGGTTTTGTTGGCCTCGCGTCGTCGCTGACTATTTATTTCAATACGCAATACGGGCTGGATGCAAAAACCGCGGGCTTTTTCACTGCCGCCTGTGTTTTCGCCGGCTCATTAGTGCGGCCTATTGGTGGTGGCGTGGCAGATCGTATTGGCGGCATCCGGAGCCTGACCGTCATGTATGCGCTCGCGGCGATTTTTCTCGGCATCGTCAGCATCGGCCTGTCGCAGGCATGGATGGCATTGAGCGTTTTTGTTCTCGCCATGCTGGCGCTGGGCATGGGTAATGGTGCGGTGTTTCAGCTGGTGCCGCAGCGCTTTCGCAAAGAGATTGGCGTCATGACCGGGCTGGTCGGCATGGCGGGCGGTGTGGGTGGTTTCTGGCTGGCATCCTCCCTCGGCTATTCGCGGCAGATTACGGGTAGTTATCAGGCCGGTTTTCTGATTTTTGCAGTGCTTGCTATTACAGCGTTGGCGGGCCTCACCTCGGTTAAAACGCGGTGGCGCACGACGTGGGGTGCTGCCACGATGACGGCTGCCCGCATTTGA